One window of the Leptotrichia hongkongensis genome contains the following:
- a CDS encoding spherulation-specific family 4 protein yields the protein MNKKEFSYDLLEISNRCINRDVKEEIFEKNSKKAGKKAYCESEKYKLENKKNNKNRVNKKYYNVVNKKIISDKRIVVTSLMAGAASLLNAESAETLKPSGYTVNYNENTGNDEKTDKKSNFENVKNVLISQNLNKTGAIDTEKSDRIKVRPATKEDNIRFSFNAKFDMLLSKRNSKNESENSINTSNTGSTFTSPVNTGASSGIGASSTPSVQTTRVINQQILIPIYKYPHSNDPYWQQVTNMGGSKIPYVVLNPSSGPGTAVDANYVRQISSNINSGIKNIAYVATGYQSKSAADIIADLDKYGSLYGMNNFSGVFLDEMASGTDANARYMENVYKTIKAKYPNLMVVGNPGKSITDSIAPYSDIFVTKEVSASTYLNNYRAPSSAFENNPANANRIMHIIYGATPAQYDEIIRLSRERNVGWLYIVNDTNYNNLPTNFSSLVDNINTPLVVPVLSQNSNKLMTRVASPSTLSTQVPLEAPRSKVNLDLVKNIKSSIFQNLQNTEEGKTDIDFTYIGNFSTDYKDKKSSVEYDSDSRGILISLMKNFGKFTVGGGLGYQDSKVNYKGNFEGIDEKIKSHQFILSGKYEFNDNIDLTNVLTYSGNSHKFKTETGAGLMNDVKYKSRILDYTTKLGYKFFIDNGYVKPYIGLAAIRVSEGKMDKLDISESTKSGLEWLLGVYAEKTIGQFDMFGKAEYGLRAKKDSYHGKRNYGNYKIAPLSYSRGVFNVELGTNYRINDYVKASLGYGLADSKNSSIKLGLEASF from the coding sequence ATGAATAAAAAAGAATTTTCGTATGATTTATTAGAAATTAGTAACAGGTGCATAAATAGAGATGTAAAAGAGGAAATTTTTGAAAAAAATAGCAAAAAGGCTGGAAAGAAAGCATATTGCGAGAGTGAAAAATATAAATTAGAAAACAAAAAAAATAATAAAAACAGAGTAAATAAAAAATATTACAATGTTGTAAATAAAAAGATTATATCAGATAAAAGAATAGTTGTAACATCGTTAATGGCAGGTGCTGCAAGCTTGCTGAATGCAGAATCGGCTGAAACCTTAAAGCCATCTGGGTATACGGTAAATTATAATGAAAATACGGGAAATGATGAAAAAACTGATAAAAAGTCAAATTTTGAAAATGTAAAAAATGTTTTGATAAGTCAAAACTTAAATAAAACTGGAGCAATAGATACTGAAAAATCAGACAGGATTAAAGTAAGGCCTGCAACAAAGGAAGACAATATCAGATTTTCATTTAATGCAAAATTTGATATGCTGTTATCAAAACGAAATTCAAAAAATGAATCAGAAAACAGTATTAATACAAGCAATACTGGAAGCACTTTTACATCACCTGTAAACACAGGCGCAAGTTCAGGCATAGGAGCTTCATCAACACCATCGGTACAGACAACCAGGGTAATAAATCAGCAAATATTGATACCAATATATAAATACCCGCATTCAAATGATCCTTACTGGCAGCAAGTGACAAATATGGGTGGTTCAAAAATACCTTATGTTGTCTTAAATCCATCAAGTGGGCCAGGAACAGCAGTTGATGCAAATTATGTTCGTCAAATTTCATCAAACATTAATTCAGGAATAAAAAATATAGCTTATGTAGCGACTGGATATCAATCAAAAAGTGCGGCAGATATTATTGCAGATTTAGATAAATATGGAAGTTTATATGGAATGAACAATTTTTCGGGAGTTTTCCTGGATGAAATGGCAAGTGGGACAGATGCAAATGCAAGATATATGGAAAATGTCTATAAAACCATAAAAGCAAAATATCCTAATTTAATGGTTGTAGGAAATCCTGGAAAAAGCATAACTGATTCAATTGCACCGTATTCAGATATATTTGTAACAAAGGAAGTTAGTGCCAGCACATATCTGAATAATTATCGTGCACCAAGTTCGGCCTTTGAAAATAACCCTGCAAATGCAAATCGTATTATGCACATTATTTACGGGGCGACTCCAGCACAATATGATGAAATTATAAGATTGTCAAGAGAGAGAAATGTTGGATGGCTATATATTGTAAATGATACAAACTATAATAACTTGCCAACCAATTTTTCATCATTAGTTGATAATATAAACACTCCTTTAGTTGTTCCTGTACTTTCACAAAATTCTAATAAACTAATGACTAGAGTTGCTTCACCATCGACTTTGTCAACGCAAGTGCCATTAGAAGCTCCTAGATCAAAAGTCAATCTTGATTTAGTAAAAAATATTAAATCTTCTATTTTTCAAAATTTACAGAATACAGAAGAAGGCAAGACGGATATTGATTTTACATACATTGGGAACTTTAGTACAGACTACAAAGATAAAAAAAGTAGCGTGGAGTATGACTCGGACAGCAGAGGAATATTAATTTCACTTATGAAAAACTTTGGTAAATTTACAGTTGGTGGAGGTTTAGGATATCAAGATTCAAAAGTAAATTATAAAGGAAATTTTGAGGGAATAGATGAAAAAATAAAGTCACATCAGTTTATATTAAGCGGAAAATATGAATTTAATGACAATATTGACTTAACAAATGTATTAACATATTCTGGCAATAGTCATAAATTTAAAACAGAAACAGGTGCTGGGTTAATGAATGATGTAAAATATAAGTCACGAATTTTAGATTATACTACGAAATTAGGATATAAATTTTTTATAGATAATGGATATGTAAAGCCATACATAGGTTTAGCGGCGATAAGAGTTTCTGAAGGTAAAATGGATAAGCTAGATATTTCAGAGTCGACAAAAAGTGGTTTAGAATGGTTACTTGGAGTGTATGCTGAAAAAACAATTGGACAATTTGACATGTTTGGAAAGGCTGAATATGGGCTTAGAGCTAAAAAAGACTCATATCATGGAAAAAGAAATTATGGAAATTATAAAATAGCGCCTTTATCTTATTCGAGAGGTGTATTTAATGTTGAATTAGGAACAAACTACAGAATAAATGATTATGTGAAAGCAAGTCTTGGATATGGACTGGCAGATTCAAAAAACAGCTCAATAAAATTGGGATTAGAAGCAAGTTTTTAG
- the thrB gene encoding homoserine kinase: MVKNIPSYKVNIVKNDIPISRGLGSSSSAIVAGIMIANKFAGDVLDINEVVRLAVEMEGHPDNVVPAIFGGMVLTAHDKKNLVYSSLINSDDLCFYVMIPDFKLSTEKARSVLPKTYLVSDAINNISKLGLLVNAFNKGEYDNLRFLLGDKIHQPYRFALINDSEKIFEASKKHGALGEYISGAGPTLISLNYDNDEFLENMKKELAELSDNWTIEKKKINLKGAEVY; encoded by the coding sequence TTGGTAAAAAATATTCCAAGCTATAAGGTAAATATTGTGAAAAATGATATTCCAATTTCACGTGGGCTAGGGAGCAGTTCATCGGCTATTGTCGCTGGTATTATGATTGCAAATAAATTTGCTGGTGATGTGCTGGATATTAACGAGGTGGTAAGACTGGCTGTGGAAATGGAAGGACATCCTGATAATGTGGTACCCGCAATCTTTGGTGGAATGGTACTTACTGCACATGATAAGAAAAATCTTGTATACAGTTCATTAATAAATTCTGATGACTTATGTTTCTACGTAATGATTCCAGATTTTAAATTATCGACAGAAAAAGCAAGAAGTGTCCTGCCAAAAACGTATCTAGTTTCTGACGCAATAAATAACATCTCAAAACTAGGTTTACTTGTAAACGCCTTTAACAAAGGAGAATATGACAACTTACGTTTTCTTTTAGGCGATAAAATCCACCAGCCTTATAGATTCGCATTAATAAACGATTCAGAAAAAATCTTTGAAGCCTCTAAAAAACACGGTGCATTGGGAGAATATATAAGCGGTGCAGGGCCTACATTGATTTCGTTAAATTACGACAATGATGAATTTTTGGAAAATATGAAAAAAGAACTTGCAGAATTATCGGATAACTGGACTATCGAAAAAAAGAAAATCAATTTGAAGGGTGCGGAAGTTTATTGA
- a CDS encoding GNAT family N-acetyltransferase, with protein MDELKKIKIIDLKNHKEIVEKFSCKVKEIDDYLKKKAYIDMSKIKSATYLLFKNNELFGFYTLNIYQIEDNEPNDDGDIESFNYLELKYLGVDVKYQNKGIGSEIMKKIIIPEAREYFNFLNLVKGLFIIPLNDKVRNFYFKFGFQTLKFDIYNGEEIEYLWIDFLSKN; from the coding sequence ATGGATGAGTTAAAAAAAATAAAGATAATTGACTTAAAAAATCATAAAGAAATCGTTGAAAAATTTTCGTGTAAAGTAAAGGAAATTGATGATTACTTAAAGAAAAAAGCATATATTGATATGTCAAAAATAAAATCAGCAACTTATCTTTTGTTTAAAAATAATGAATTGTTTGGATTTTATACATTAAATATTTATCAAATTGAGGACAATGAACCTAATGATGATGGAGATATAGAAAGTTTTAATTATTTAGAATTAAAATATTTGGGAGTAGATGTTAAATATCAAAATAAAGGGATAGGAAGTGAAATTATGAAAAAGATTATTATTCCAGAAGCTAGAGAATATTTTAATTTTCTTAATCTTGTAAAAGGTTTATTTATAATTCCATTAAATGATAAAGTAAGAAATTTTTATTTTAAATTTGGTTTTCAAACTTTGAAATTTGATATTTACAATGGAGAAGAAATAGAATATTTATGGATTGATTTTTTATCAAAAAATTAA
- the rimP gene encoding ribosome maturation factor RimP, with the protein MEQILDEFEKKIEPHLKEMNLELADLEYVRDGGYNYLRVYVEKLDGTTTLDDCIDFSREIDGIADDLIEEKFFLEVSTPGVERRLRKPKDFVRFLGERINVQAKSNIDGVKRFLGKLEKFENDTVFLLDDKLEKIVEIPLSKLKKANLIYELPNGILNSEEE; encoded by the coding sequence ATGGAACAGATTTTAGATGAGTTTGAGAAGAAAATCGAACCGCATTTAAAGGAAATGAATCTGGAATTAGCAGATTTGGAATATGTGAGGGACGGAGGATACAATTATTTAAGAGTGTATGTGGAGAAACTGGATGGAACTACTACACTTGATGATTGTATTGATTTTAGCCGTGAAATTGATGGAATTGCGGATGACTTGATTGAGGAAAAGTTTTTTCTGGAGGTTTCGACACCTGGAGTTGAGCGTAGATTGAGAAAACCTAAGGATTTTGTGAGATTTTTGGGAGAGAGAATTAACGTTCAGGCTAAGAGTAACATTGATGGGGTGAAGAGATTTTTAGGAAAATTGGAAAAATTTGAGAATGATACGGTTTTTCTTTTAGATGATAAATTGGAAAAAATAGTGGAAATACCACTTTCTAAATTAAAGAAAGCAAATTTAATATATGAATTACCAAATGGCATATTAAATAGTGAGGAGGAATGA
- the nusA gene encoding transcription termination factor NusA: MKGRDQKIFLEALDELEKEKGILKEELLETIETALLAAYKKNYGEKDNVKVTINRNSGDVKVYSQRLIVENVENPEEEISLQDAISVKKRAKLGDILDLEINAESFKRNAIQNAKQIVVQKVRECEKRNIFNKFKEIENSIVSANVRKTDEKGNLYVDINGLEAIVPAKELSPVDIFRQGDRIKIYIGAVEESTKFTKTFVSRKSEELLRGLLELEVPEIYEEIIEIRNIAREAGSRSKVAVYSNDENLDVKGACIGRNGMRIQNIIDELCGEKIDIVLWNEDITEFVKNALNPAEVLSVEIIEEGEENMKVARVLVAENQLSLAIGKKGQNSRLAARLCGVKIDIHTEPSEVEENREFEEKSAFGDSLDEIESIEKSDNLQDDYEVEESAFAVLNEDGE, from the coding sequence ATGAAAGGGCGAGATCAAAAAATATTTTTGGAAGCACTTGATGAACTTGAAAAGGAAAAAGGGATTTTAAAGGAAGAATTACTGGAAACAATAGAAACTGCATTGCTTGCGGCATACAAAAAAAATTATGGTGAAAAAGACAATGTAAAAGTAACAATTAATAGAAATAGTGGAGATGTAAAGGTTTATTCACAAAGGCTGATTGTAGAAAACGTAGAAAATCCCGAAGAGGAAATTAGTCTGCAAGATGCAATTTCTGTTAAAAAGCGTGCTAAGCTGGGAGATATTCTGGATTTGGAAATTAATGCGGAAAGTTTTAAGAGAAATGCTATTCAGAATGCAAAACAGATTGTTGTACAAAAAGTTAGGGAATGTGAAAAAAGAAATATCTTTAATAAATTTAAGGAAATTGAAAATTCAATTGTTTCTGCAAATGTTAGAAAGACTGATGAAAAAGGAAATTTGTATGTGGATATAAATGGACTTGAAGCAATTGTGCCAGCAAAGGAATTATCACCAGTAGATATATTCAGACAAGGAGATAGAATTAAAATTTATATCGGCGCTGTGGAAGAGTCTACAAAATTTACAAAAACTTTTGTTTCAAGAAAATCTGAAGAATTACTTCGAGGACTGCTTGAATTAGAAGTTCCTGAAATTTATGAGGAAATTATTGAAATCAGAAACATCGCAAGGGAAGCGGGAAGCCGTTCTAAAGTGGCTGTTTATTCAAATGATGAGAATCTGGATGTTAAAGGTGCATGTATTGGGCGTAATGGGATGAGAATTCAAAACATTATCGATGAACTTTGTGGAGAAAAAATCGATATTGTTCTTTGGAATGAGGATATAACGGAATTTGTAAAAAATGCCTTGAATCCTGCAGAAGTTCTGTCAGTGGAAATCATTGAGGAAGGCGAAGAAAATATGAAAGTTGCAAGAGTGCTTGTAGCAGAAAATCAATTATCACTTGCAATTGGTAAAAAAGGTCAAAATTCAAGACTTGCGGCAAGACTGTGCGGTGTGAAAATTGATATTCATACAGAGCCATCTGAGGTAGAGGAAAATAGAGAATTTGAAGAAAAAAGTGCTTTTGGAGATTCGTTAGATGAAATAGAAAGCATTGAAAAATCTGATAATCTGCAAGATGATTATGAAGTTGAAGAAAGTGCGTTTGCGGTACTTAACGAAGATGGTGAATAA
- a CDS encoding DUF448 domain-containing protein has product MDTLNENVKEINKPERMCICCRRKGQKNEFFRITEQDGKYIFDNGMKVQARGFYVCKTNECIERLSKHKKYNIEIEQLVKMLEQVKNEKKSIIDILRPMKNSEYFVFGIDEVFDGIKRDKIKLVIIPSDIKAKYIEEFEKMKKNFNFEIIFIEKKEELIRLFSRDVNVIGIFNKKVIKGILSKVEVMNG; this is encoded by the coding sequence TTGGATACATTGAATGAAAATGTAAAAGAAATAAATAAGCCTGAAAGAATGTGTATATGCTGCAGAAGAAAAGGTCAAAAAAATGAATTTTTTCGGATAACTGAGCAAGATGGAAAATATATTTTTGATAATGGAATGAAAGTTCAGGCAAGAGGATTTTACGTCTGTAAAACGAATGAATGCATTGAAAGGCTTTCAAAACATAAAAAATATAACATTGAAATTGAACAGCTAGTAAAAATGCTGGAGCAAGTAAAGAATGAAAAGAAAAGTATAATCGACATTTTAAGGCCAATGAAAAATTCCGAATATTTTGTGTTTGGAATAGATGAAGTTTTTGATGGAATAAAACGTGATAAGATAAAACTTGTGATTATTCCATCAGATATAAAGGCAAAATATATTGAAGAATTTGAAAAAATGAAGAAAAACTTTAATTTTGAAATTATATTTATTGAAAAGAAAGAAGAATTAATAAGACTTTTTTCAAGAGATGTAAATGTCATAGGTATTTTTAACAAAAAAGTAATAAAAGGAATATTAAGCAAAGTGGAGGTGATGAATGGATGA